GACTTCACATCACACCTTTCTCTTACTGAGTGCGGTGAGTAGATATTTGGACCAATAGAACACGCTTCCATATCTTTATGTTTATCACGCAATACACCACATTCAAGCCCAGCGTGTATTGCACTTAGCTTTGCAGTTGGGACAAATTTTTGCAACTCAGCTAGTATCGAGTATGCAAACTCATCAGGCTGTGGCTTCCAAGGCACAGAACGATCTTTTGTGCTAACACTAAATCCAAGTGCCTTTGCCATCTCACTTATTTCAAAATCCATCCTATCAAGTCCATCCCAGCTCATAGAACGTGCAAAAAACTCAAGCTCGGCACTCTTATCATAAAATTTTAAAAGTGATAAATTTACGCTATCATTTGGTATGCCAAGCTCAGCATTATAGCTCCTCACACCTTGTGAAAATGAATTGATTAGGGCTAAAATTTTATCGCCATTTTTTATAACATTTTCACTACCATCGATCTTTTTTACGCTCATATTTTCACACTCAAAAACTAACTCATTCTCACTCATCACAACAGCTTTAGCAGATGTTGGGATAGAGTTGCTTCGCTCACCGCCCTCAAAGCTAACGAGTTTGCACTCATTTTGTCGTAAAAATTTAGCTAAAACCTTTATCGCATTTGGTATGTCTTTATGTATCTCATTACCAGAGTGTCCGCCAGGCAGTCCGCTTACCACGATCTCATAAAGCTCTCCCTTGACAGTCTCACGCTCACCCACATCAATTTTAGCAAAGATATTTATACCACCAGCACAGCCAGTAACGACCTCACTGTCGTCCTCGCTATCTAAATTTAAAAGCTTTTTAGCCACTATATTACCATTAAAGCCATTTGCACCAATGAGACCGACCTCTTCATCATTTGTAAACAAGCACTCAATATTATCAAACTCAACGATCATCTGCATCATCAAAGCCACGCCTATGCCATTATCTGCACCCAAAGATGAGTTATTTGCTTTCATAAAGCCATCATCTCCGTATTCTATATGTATGTTTGGTGCATCGCCCATACAGACCATATCATAATGGCTTTGCAGACAAATTTTTGGCTGACCCTTTATAGCGTGTATGTTACCAACATCGTCAATACGAACATCACAGCCGTGTGAGCGTGCAAAGTCAGCTAAAAACTCACGCATCTGCTCTGTCTCATAGCTACAATGTGGTATCTCGCATAGCTTTTCAAATTTAGTTAAGACTTCACTTTTTAAAACACTCATTTTAACGCCTTTTATCTTTTTAATTTTAAACTATTTTTGTATCACACCAGGATACTGAATGTCTGCTATGGCTTTTAGTAATGCACTCTCGCTGACATCATCTCTTGCTACAACGACAGCGGTTTTAGTTTGCAAACTCACTTTTACGCTTATAACACCATCAACTTTCATAAGCTCTTTGCGAACAAGAGATGTACATAGTGGACAATGCATACTCTCTACAAATATATTTAAGCTTTTATCCGCAAATGCACTCATACAAAGCAGAATAATACATAAAATTTTACGCATAAAACCTCCCTAAAATTTCTGGATAAGCAAGTAAAATAACTATTAAAAAAGCTGACATTATATAGATTAGTATCCACTTTCTACGCCCTGATCCGACCACACAGCTCTTTGGATAAACAAGAACAAAAAAAGCAGAAAGAACAAACGAAATCACCGCTAAAACACTTAAAAATGTTCGGTATTCATACAAGCTATTCATCCAAGATAGAAACGAAAAAGATGTTCCAAAAAGTAAAAATAAAAGAGCTGGTAGACAGCACAATGTTGCTGCAAATGCACTAAAAAGTGCCGTCACTAGCCCAAAAACTCGCTTCAAATTTATGCTTTTATCTCAGTTGAGCTATATGAATAGCTAAACTCTTTAGGTGCATAATAGTTTTGCGTATTGCCGTCTACCTCAGCGTATGGGTAGCCAAAGTTATTTATCGGTGATTGCTCTGGTTCTGGCTTTAACACAAAGTCTCTTGCATAATTAAACCCTATCCAGCACATCTCCCAGTTACCAAATAAATACTCTCTAAGTGCTACTATTTTTGCATCGTTATTTGTTAGCTTTTCACCCAAACGAACCTTCGCCACATCTGCAGGATCAACCGGTATCCAACCATATCCTTTTAGGTAAAACTCTGCCCTGCAGTGCTGTCCGCCTGAAATAGACGCTACGCCATCAACTGCCTTACCCATCTCGTTTGAAAATCTTGACTGCCCAACACGTATACCAAATACCTCACGTGCTGGTATGCCAACAGCTCTACAAAGTCCCACAAATACAGAGTTTATATCGGTGCACTTACCGCTTAGTTTACCACTTTCTAATATAGCCTTAACGTCGCCAAGACCACAACCAATCACGCTATTATCACGCTCCATAGTGTTTGCCACCCATGTATAAATAGCCTTTGCTTTTTCCAAATCGCCCTTTAAGCCACCAACTATCTCTAAAGCTTTTTGACGTACAATGCCGTCAGTTTGGATATGTATTGAAGGCTTAACAAATTTCGCTATATACGGCTCAAGCTTCTCATTTGGATTAAAATTTACTCTACTAAAGTCGGTGTTTCGCTCTTGAGTTTGAACACGAAAAGTTACATTTAATCTAGCGTTTTGCTCATCTTCGTCAAACTGAGCAAATAATGTAGGGATCTGCGTATCTGATATAAACACATCTTTTGCATTTGTGTTTATCGCATAATCTTTTGTAAGGTGTTGATATTCGGTGTTTAGTATAAGTGGTAGCCAAATTTTAGCGACTTTACCTTTTTCAAGTAGATGATGATTTAAGCTTACATCAAAGCTTCTACTTTTAGCCCATAAATTTGTCTCGCTAGTAGCTAAAACAACGCTTGGAGCAACACTCATCGCACCTAAAATCCCACTAAATTTAAAAAAATCTCTTCTTTGCATAAAAATACCTTAAATTAATCTAGCTAAACCTTAGCTCTTTGGATATAATTTTACTCAATCAAATATAAATTTTGGCTTTTTGAGTTAAAATATGCTAAAATCGGCGTTATGAAAAATGTCATCATCTTAACACTTATACCACTATTTTTTAGCGGTTGTCTTTTTTTAAACGAACGAGGTGTCTCTACGCATTACTATAATGACTGCAAAGAGTATTACGATGCAACAGGGACGTATCAAAAAGAGTGTCCGCATAATGTCATTGACTGGAAATAAATGAACCTGCAAAATTTAAAAGACGAGCGACTTTCGCGACTAAAAAATGGCTTAAATTTAGAGATTTTAACTGCCATAGATGCACTAAAGCCTTACGAGTGCGAGTGCGAATTTAACGATACTATCGCTATTAAATTTAAAAGCTTAAACCAGAGTGAAAAAGAGCAAATTTATAGCATTGCAAAGCTACTTAAACCATGGCGAAAAGGTCCTTTTATACTTGATGAAATTTTCATCGATACAGAGTGGAGAAGCTTTATAAAATTTAATCTTTTAAAACCGCATTTAAACCTAAATGGCAAAAGCGTAGCGGATGTGGGATGCAATAACGGTTATTATATGTTTAGAATGCTCGGACTTGGTGCTAAAGAGATAGTAGGCTTTGATCCGAGTTTACATACTCTTTTACAATTTAAATTTATAAACCATTTCGTGCGTTCAAATATCATCTATGAGCCACTTGGTGTAGAGCATTTGCCACACTACGGACGTAAATTTGACACTATTTTCTGCCTTGGCGTGATCTATCATAGAAGCGATCCTATTAAAATGCTAAAAGAGTTAAAAGGTGCGTTAAACACAAATGGAGAGGTCTTTTTAGACACGATGTATATAGATATGGATGGCGAGTTTGCTCTAACACCAAAAAACACCTACTCAAAGATACCAAATATCTACTTTGTCCCAACCATAAAAGCACTGCAAAACTGGTGCGAAAGGGCCAAATTTAAAGAGTTTGAGATCTTAGCGACAAAAGACACTGACGCAGATGAGCAACGAAAGACTGAGTGGATAGATGGACAAAGTTTAGAAAATTTTCTCGATCCAAATGATGCGAGTCGCACGATAGAAGGCTATCCAGCACCAAAACGCGTCTATGTAAAAATTAAAATTTAAGGATAAAAAATGGCTGATGAAAATATCTACGAAGATAACGAAGACTCAAATGTTATTTTACCAGAGGACGAAAACCCGCTCCGTAACGAGATAAAAACATCAACTACTATAAAGATAAATCTAAGTGGAACTGCAACCTTACTCGAGCTAAATCACGCTAAAACACGCTTTTATACTATCGCCGATATGGTCTCAGATAGCGAAGGACTAGTGCATAGTGGGTTTGTGTATTCAGCGGCAAACTACGCAGCTCTTTTGGCGATAAATGAAGAGTTTTGTGTAACAATAAGCTCAAGGATAAATTTTTTTGCTCCTGTTAAGCTTGGCGATATAGTTGATTTTGATGCTACAGCACGTTTTGAAGAGAGCAGAAAACGTGAGGTGCGTGTTGTAGGAAAGTGCAAGGACATTAAAATTTTTGAAGGTATTTTTCAACTTGTAGTGCTTGATGAACATATATTTTTCGCTCAACAAAAAAATATCCAAAGAGAGGCTACTATAAGACGTGCTAAAGAGAGTGAAAAACAAAATAAATAGAATTTGAATTCTTAATTCAATCTTTTTATTTTAAAATAATAAAAATATTTAATACTCTTAGTAAAATTTAAGCAAAATTATTATTTTATATGTTAATATTTCATTAAATATCTCATTTAAAAGGAGTATCTAATGAAATTGACTAGATTAAGTTTGGTAGCTATAGCTACTTTATTTTGTAATAGCTTAGGTGTCGCAAACGCAACACCGCTTGAAGAAGCTATAAAAAACGTCGATGTATCAGGATACGCAAGATACAGATACACAAACAACAACATAGACGACAAAGGAAACAAATCCACAAGTGCCGATCATAGGCTAAAATTTGTTATAGATTTTAAAGCCGCCATAGATGATAACTTTTTTGGTGTTGTTGGCTTATTATATGATACAAGAGATGATTCAGGAAGCAAGAATGCAGCTACAGACAAATCCTACACTGAAAATAGCTTTAGCTTAAAGAAAATTTATCTAGGATATTCCATAGGCAACACCACCATCACAGCTGGTAGGCAAAATATAGGAACATATTTTGAGTCTATTTTATCTGGAGTAGGCATAAAGATAATAAACAAAGATATCAAAAATATAACTTTGATAGCTGCAGCCTTTGACGCTTTGGATAAATTTGATAGCGGAGTAAATGGTGGCAGTAACAGAGCTACGACTCAATACGATGGTGCGTTGCTACCATATCTGCAAAACAAACATGGTATATCTGGCAACTTCTACACTATAGGAGTAATGGGAAATTTTAATCCAGTAATATTTAAAGCATGGTATGCAAATTTTAAAGATGTAGGTGAGCTATATGCTGCGGATATGGCCTTAAATTTTGATATTAACAATATAAAATTAGACCTACAAGGTCAATATGTCCATAACGAAGCAGACTACTATGAGTTTAATAATGCTGACTTTTACGCTTTTAAAGCCGGCGTAGACGCATTTGGGCTAAAAGTAAATGCTGGATATTTAAATTTTGAAGTAGATGATTCAGAAAATGGCAAAGTAGGCAAGTCATTTTTGACTATAGAAGGCAATGGCAAACTTATAAATTCTACTAAAATTTTAAATAGTGCTATGAGTGCTGGTTCTGGAGCTACAAACAAAGGAGAGTCCCACTACTACAACACCATAAAAGGAGAAAATGAATTTTGGTTTATCAATGCAAAATATACGTTTAATAAATTTAGTATAGGTGCAGGATATACCGATGGCGAAGGTTATAGTTACCAACTAGCACGTAAAGCTGATAGGAGCGAGTGGTATGGGCAGTTTGATTATAAATATAGCAAAAAGTTAAATTTAACAGCTTGGTATGCATCGGCTAAAGATGAAAAAGACTATAAAGAGGTTAAACACGATCGATTTAGATTTGAGGCAAAATATACATTTTAAATCAATTTTAATATATAATTAGATATTTTTAAATTTTATATAAATTTTAAGCTATAAAAATTTATTTATATGTTACAATTACGATTGCAATATTCCAAAAAAGGAGTTCTTATGAGATTAGCTAAATTAAGTTTGGCGACTATAGTCGCTTTAGGTGCATTTTCAAGTATTGCGTGTGCTACACCACTTGAAGAAGCTATAAAAAATGTAGATGTATCAGGATATGCTAGATATCGATATACAAATGATACAAATGAAGACAAAAATGTTAAAGACACTAAAGCAGATCACAGATTTAGAGTGGTAGCAACATTTAAAGCCGCAATAGACGATAACTTCTTTGGTGTTTTAGGTCTTAGATATGATGCCAGAGATGGATCAGGCAGTAGAGAAAAAGGTACAGATCTAACCGATACCACAGGCACATTTGGCGTTTGGGAAGCTTATGTAGGCTACTCTATAGGCAATACCACTATCACAGCTGGTAAGCAACTTATCAAAACATACTTTGATGATGGCGATATCTCAGGCACTGGTATTAAGATCATGAATAAAGACATAGAGGGCTTAACTCTAACAGCAGCTGCATTTGACGCTATCTCTAACTACACTTTTGAAAACGACGGTCCATTACTAAAAGATATAAAAGCAGATAATTTTGATGCAAATGGAAATCTTTATCTAGTCGGTGCAATGGGGACATATGATCCAGTTGCTTTTAGTGTATGGTATGCGAATTTAACTGATGTTGCTGCTATATATGCCGGTGATATAGCTTTAAATTTTAATATAAATGATATAAAGCTAAGCCTAAAAGGTCAATACGCTCATAATGAAGCAGACCACAAAGACTACACAGATGGCGACTTTTATGGAGTCCAAGCTGGCGTAGGTGCATTTGGCGTTAAATTTAATGCTGGTTATATAAACTATTCAGCTGACGACAAAGATGTCAATACAGTTGGCAAATCTTTTGTATCTCTTGATGCTAACGGCAAATTCATAAATCCAAGTAAAATTTTACAAGGTGTTATGAGTGGTAGCAAGAACTACTACAATAATATTATAGATGATAATGAGTTCTGGTTTGTCAATGCATCTTACACTTATGACAAATACAGCATAGGTGCAGGATATACCGATGGTGAAGGCTACAGTCATAAACTATCTGTCGTAGAAGCTGATAGAAGCGAATGGTATGCCCAACTAGGTTATAAGCATAGCAAAAAACTTAACTTCACAACTTGGTATGCATCAGCTAAAGATGAAAAAGGCGGTAAAGAATTTACACAAGATCGTGTAAGATTTGAAGCTAGATACAACTTCTAATCTCACAAACTGCATAGTCCATTAAAAATTTATGGATTAAAAAAGGGGCTGGAGAACTAGCCCCTTAATCTCTCACTTTAAAATTAAGTATTTAAACTTATCTTAAAAACAATTAGCCCAAATGTCAAACCGACATAAAAGTACTCTAAAATACACTACATAACTACACAGATAAGAGCTTTTTATGTCAAGAATGCCAAATATCAAGGCATTTGTAACCACTTAAAATAAAATTATCACGATAAATGACACTGATATTTAAATTAAAAAATATTGCCATAAATTTGTTATAAATCATTTTATTTTAATGATTAAAATAAAATGAGATTTTATAAAAATCGCGTAATAATTTATCTCTAACTTCTATAAATATACTCTATCCACATATCTAAATTTGCCTGTTCTGCCTTTAGCGTGGTGGCATCGCCATGTCCTGGATAGACAGCAAAATCGCCATTTATACCTTTGCATTTTTGCAAACTTTTAATCATATCAAATTTATTAGAATATGGAAAGTCCCAGCGTCCAATACTACCACGGAATAAAAAATCTCCGCTAAATATAACGCTTTTACTTACCCTATTCTTACTCACATCATCCTTAATATCACTACCTATACTATTTGTGTCATACTCATTTATATTATTTTCAAGAGTGAAACTCTCATATAAATTTTCACTTCCATTTTTTTCATTCATGCCCTGCGACACCTGCACCATACAACATCCCGGAGTATGTCCGGGTAAGTGATAAAATCTTATAAAAATGTCATTAAAATGGATAAAATTTTCATCACTTACAAGCACATCTGGACTAAAACACTCATATCCATAGTCAAAGACATCATCAAGTGCCATAAATATGTCATTTTTATGTATATAAATAGGTATTTTTAGCTCTCTTTTGATAGTTGCAACATCATAAATATGATCAAAATGTCCGTGAGTACAAAGTATCGCTACAGCATCAGAAGCGTTTAGTTTAACCCATTTGCTTGCACCCTTTCCAGGATCTATAACAATACTAAAATCATCAAATTTAACTATATAACAGTTTGTGTCGTATTCTCCGAATGCTTTTACTAAAATTTCCATTTTTGCACTTTTAATTAAATTTTTTAAGATTTTACAACATTTTTGTTAAATTTAAAAAAGAATTTAATAAAAAATGTGTATAATCGTATTAATATAGCAAATAGTGGTTTGTAGGTTTATGAAAGATTATGCAAAGATACAACATGTTCTAGTAACATTTATAAAAAACTATGTCCTAGAAGCTGGTGTTAAAAATTTGGTTTTAGGCATAAGTGGTGGGCTTGATTCTGCTGTGGTCGCGACACTTTGCACACAAGCATTACCATCACATACTTATGCACTTATAATGCCAACTAACAGCTCAAATCCTAAAAATCTAAACGACGCTATAGCTTTATGCGAAAAACTAAATATAAAATTTAAAATTATAGATATACAAAGTATCTTAAATTCTTACGAAGTTGTCATTGGTGAAACGCTAAGCAACCTACGCAAAGGCAACTTAAGTGCTAGGATACGTATGAGTTTACTCTATGATTATTCTGCTGCAAACGACGCCTTAGTCGTTGGCACAAGCAATAAAAGTGAGCTTATGCTCGGATATGGTACGATATTTGGCGATCTAGCAAGTGCGATAAACCCTATCGGCGAGATATATAAAAGTGATATATTTGAGTTTGCCAGATATTTAGGCGTAGATGAAAGCATAATAAATAAAGCCCCAAGTGCCGATCTATGGGATGGACAAAGTGATGAGGCTGACATCGGATATAGTTATGGCGTGATAGATGAGATATTAAAATTTATAGACGATGATGGAAATTTAGTAAAAAAATTGGATAAAAATTTAGACAAGAAAGCAGTTGATAAAATTTTAAATATGGTGAAAAGTAATAAATTTAAACGCACAATGCCACTGATAGCAAAAATAAATAATGACATAAAGGATCAAAAATGAGAGAAATATCGTTTTATAAGCCTAGTGTTTCAGAACGCGAAAGTGAGCTGATAAACGAAGTATTGCACACTCAAGACACAACTAATATAATAGATAAATTTGATAATTATCTAAAACAATACTTCGGTGCAAAGCACGTTATCGTTACAAACAATGGTGCCTCTGCACATCACTTAGCACTAAGTGCTATGCAGATAAAACGTGGAGATAAGATCATATGCTCAGTAAATGCTTTCCCTAGCATCGCCCAAGCAATTCGCCATTTTGACGCAGAACCGATATTTGTCGATATAAACGAAGATGATTTTAACATAAGTCCAGAAGCCTTAGAAAAGACGTTAAAAGATTATCATCACAAGAAGTTAAAATGCGTATTTGTCAGCCATATAGCAGGTCAAAGTGCTCAGATAGATGAGATAAACAAGATCGCTAAAAAATATGATATAAAAGTTTTAGATGATGTCAATCGTGCAATTGGTTTAACATACAATGGAAAAAAGATCGGCAATAATGAGTATTTTCTATCCTGCTTTCAAATAAATACACAAGTGCAACACCCTATATCAACATCTGGATTTTTCACGACAAATGATGATGAGATCGCAAAACAAGCAAAGCTCCTTCGCAACTACGCTTTGATAGACGGCATCGATAAATACGGTAACCTTGGTTATATATATGATGTTATAGATATTGGTTTAAAATATGATATAAGCTCGCTAAACGCCGCTTATTCGTTAGCTCAACTTGAAAAAAATGATAAATTTATAGCACGAAGATGCGAAATAGCAGCGATATATAATAGCGAACTTGCAGAGTGTAAAAATATCACTACACCTATCAAAAAACGCGATCACACTTACGCTCAATACATCATAAAAATAAATAAAAATCGCGATGGATTTGCTCGTGAACTTTTGGAGCGTGGCATACACACATCACTTCATTATATACCGATCCATCTGTTAAGCTATTATAAAAATAAATATTCACTAAAAGTAAATGACTTTCCAAATGCACTCAAAACATATCAGCAAATTTTATCATTACCGATTTACAACGAGCTAAAAGATGAAGAGGTGTATTATATCTGCGATATGGTAAAAGATATTGCAAGATCTCGCGTCTAATGCCTATAAATGGGTGGAGAGCTATATCTATCACCCCACTCTCACACAAAAATTTATAGCATTTTTACTTCTTCCGCTTAGTTTTATCTATGCATTTTTCATTTGGTGTAAAAAGCTTATAAGTCGTCAAAAAGACTTTAATATAAAAATTTTAAGCATAGGCAACCTAAGTCTTGGCGGAAGTGGTAAAACGCCCCTTTGTATCGCGATCGCAAATGAATTTAGCGGTGGTTTTATCGTGCTTCGTGGCTATAAAAGAGCTTCAAAAGGACTAGTTATAGTTTGTCAAAATGGTAAAATTTTAACTGATGTTGATGTGAGCGGTGACGAAGCTATGGAGTATGCAAAGGGTGTTAAAAATGCAAATGTCATCGTGAGCGAAAACCGCGACATAGCCATACGAAAGGCAAAAGAACTAGGAGCAAGATATGTATTACTTGATGATGGATTTGGCAAATTTCATATAAAAAAATTTAATATCTTGCTACGTCCCTACCCTGCTCCGACGTTTAACTTTGCTATACCAAGTGGCGGATATCGTTATCCCATTAGCTTTTATAAATTTGCTGATTTTATAGCAGAAAATGGGGTTGATTTTTTTCGACAAAGTGAAATTTTAGATCCTACGCCAAAAATGGTGCTAGTAACTGCCATAGCCAATCCTACGCGTTTAAAGCCATTTTTTAGACAAACTTGTGGGCAGATATTTTTTCCTGATCATTATAGATTTAATAAAGCAGAATTAGAGCAAATTTTAAAAACATACAACGCAACTTCGCTACTTATGACACAAAAAGACTATGTAAAAGTGGAGCATTTTAAGTTGCCTATTTCGCTCATTACGCTAAAAACTACTCTAAGCGATAATCTAAAAAACGCGATACAATCTCAAATTTAGCCTATTTTAGCTATAATCAACGCAAATTTAAACGAAAGGACACAAATGAAACTAGTCCAAACGAGGGCCAACGAAAATGAAAAGCTACAAAAAGTAGAGCTAAGTACTGCACTTTTAAGCCCTAGTAGCAACCACGGTGGACTTTACGCACCCACAAAACTGCCTCATATAAGTGATAAAATGTGGAAAAAATTTAGACATCTTAGTTACGCCAAACTCGCACTTAATATCATTAAACTATTTAAATTTGATATAAAAGATAGTGTTTTTAAATGTGCGATAAAACGCTATAAAGGCTTTGATCTGCCAAATACGCCAGTGCAGTTTAAAAAGATAGATAAAAATTTATACATAAATGAGCTTTATCATGGACCAACTCGTGCGTTTAAAGATATGGCACTTCAGCCTTTTGGTGAAATTTTAAATGAACTCGCCACACAAAAAAAAGAAAAATACTTAATAATGTGTGCTACTAGTGGTGACACTGGACCAGCTACTCTAAAAACATTTGCAGGATATAAAAACACGCAAGTTGTTTGCCTATATCCAGCAGATGGCACAAGTGAGGTACAAAGGTTACAAATGGTAACAATGCAAGGCGAAAATTTAAAAGTCTTTGGCATAAAGGGTAATTTTGATGATGCACAACATGCCTTAAAAACATTACTTAAAAGTGAAAATTTTAAGAACGAGATAAATAAAAATGGATTAAAACTAAGTGCAGCAAACTCTGTAAATTTCGGTCGCATACTGTTTCAAATCATCTATCACGCCTACGCTTATACGAATTTACTTAAATTTAAAAAGTTAAAAATGAACGAAAGCTTTGACGTGATAGTACCAAGTGGGAATTTTGGTAACGCTTTGGGGGCATACTACGCCAAGAAAATGGGTGCAAATATCAACAAGATAAAAATCGTCTCAAACGCAAACAATATTCTTACCGAATTTTTCACAACTGGCGTATACGACTTACGCGATAAAAGCCTTGTAAATACGATAAGCCCAGCGATGGATATATTAATTAGTTCAAACATTGAGAGATTACTCTTTGATAAATTTGGTGCGGTGCGGACTAAAGAGCTAATGGATGATTTGACAAATAAGAGAGTATATAAACTTACAAACGATGAGCTAAATTCGTTAAAATCGGACTTTGAAGCAGACTTTTGTACTGACAAAGAGTGTGAAAAATTTATAAAAAA
This window of the Campylobacter anatolicus genome carries:
- a CDS encoding M28 family peptidase translates to MSVLKSEVLTKFEKLCEIPHCSYETEQMREFLADFARSHGCDVRIDDVGNIHAIKGQPKICLQSHYDMVCMGDAPNIHIEYGDDGFMKANNSSLGADNGIGVALMMQMIVEFDNIECLFTNDEEVGLIGANGFNGNIVAKKLLNLDSEDDSEVVTGCAGGINIFAKIDVGERETVKGELYEIVVSGLPGGHSGNEIHKDIPNAIKVLAKFLRQNECKLVSFEGGERSNSIPTSAKAVVMSENELVFECENMSVKKIDGSENVIKNGDKILALINSFSQGVRSYNAELGIPNDSVNLSLLKFYDKSAELEFFARSMSWDGLDRMDFEISEMAKALGFSVSTKDRSVPWKPQPDEFAYSILAELQKFVPTAKLSAIHAGLECGVLRDKHKDMEACSIGPNIYSPHSVRERCDVKSVKIIEEVVRSILKKYQ
- a CDS encoding heavy-metal-associated domain-containing protein, which translates into the protein MRKILCIILLCMSAFADKSLNIFVESMHCPLCTSLVRKELMKVDGVISVKVSLQTKTAVVVARDDVSESALLKAIADIQYPGVIQK
- a CDS encoding aryl sulfotransferase, with the translated sequence MKRVFGLVTALFSAFAATLCCLPALLFLLFGTSFSFLSWMNSLYEYRTFLSVLAVISFVLSAFFVLVYPKSCVVGSGRRKWILIYIMSAFLIVILLAYPEILGRFYA
- a CDS encoding transglutaminase-like domain-containing protein → MQRRDFFKFSGILGAMSVAPSVVLATSETNLWAKSRSFDVSLNHHLLEKGKVAKIWLPLILNTEYQHLTKDYAINTNAKDVFISDTQIPTLFAQFDEDEQNARLNVTFRVQTQERNTDFSRVNFNPNEKLEPYIAKFVKPSIHIQTDGIVRQKALEIVGGLKGDLEKAKAIYTWVANTMERDNSVIGCGLGDVKAILESGKLSGKCTDINSVFVGLCRAVGIPAREVFGIRVGQSRFSNEMGKAVDGVASISGGQHCRAEFYLKGYGWIPVDPADVAKVRLGEKLTNNDAKIVALREYLFGNWEMCWIGFNYARDFVLKPEPEQSPINNFGYPYAEVDGNTQNYYAPKEFSYSYSSTEIKA
- the cmoB gene encoding tRNA 5-methoxyuridine(34)/uridine 5-oxyacetic acid(34) synthase CmoB encodes the protein MNLQNLKDERLSRLKNGLNLEILTAIDALKPYECECEFNDTIAIKFKSLNQSEKEQIYSIAKLLKPWRKGPFILDEIFIDTEWRSFIKFNLLKPHLNLNGKSVADVGCNNGYYMFRMLGLGAKEIVGFDPSLHTLLQFKFINHFVRSNIIYEPLGVEHLPHYGRKFDTIFCLGVIYHRSDPIKMLKELKGALNTNGEVFLDTMYIDMDGEFALTPKNTYSKIPNIYFVPTIKALQNWCERAKFKEFEILATKDTDADEQRKTEWIDGQSLENFLDPNDASRTIEGYPAPKRVYVKIKI
- a CDS encoding PaaI family thioesterase, producing the protein MADENIYEDNEDSNVILPEDENPLRNEIKTSTTIKINLSGTATLLELNHAKTRFYTIADMVSDSEGLVHSGFVYSAANYAALLAINEEFCVTISSRINFFAPVKLGDIVDFDATARFEESRKREVRVVGKCKDIKIFEGIFQLVVLDEHIFFAQQKNIQREATIRRAKESEKQNK
- a CDS encoding major outer membrane protein; translated protein: MKLTRLSLVAIATLFCNSLGVANATPLEEAIKNVDVSGYARYRYTNNNIDDKGNKSTSADHRLKFVIDFKAAIDDNFFGVVGLLYDTRDDSGSKNAATDKSYTENSFSLKKIYLGYSIGNTTITAGRQNIGTYFESILSGVGIKIINKDIKNITLIAAAFDALDKFDSGVNGGSNRATTQYDGALLPYLQNKHGISGNFYTIGVMGNFNPVIFKAWYANFKDVGELYAADMALNFDINNIKLDLQGQYVHNEADYYEFNNADFYAFKAGVDAFGLKVNAGYLNFEVDDSENGKVGKSFLTIEGNGKLINSTKILNSAMSAGSGATNKGESHYYNTIKGENEFWFINAKYTFNKFSIGAGYTDGEGYSYQLARKADRSEWYGQFDYKYSKKLNLTAWYASAKDEKDYKEVKHDRFRFEAKYTF
- a CDS encoding major outer membrane protein; this translates as MRLAKLSLATIVALGAFSSIACATPLEEAIKNVDVSGYARYRYTNDTNEDKNVKDTKADHRFRVVATFKAAIDDNFFGVLGLRYDARDGSGSREKGTDLTDTTGTFGVWEAYVGYSIGNTTITAGKQLIKTYFDDGDISGTGIKIMNKDIEGLTLTAAAFDAISNYTFENDGPLLKDIKADNFDANGNLYLVGAMGTYDPVAFSVWYANLTDVAAIYAGDIALNFNINDIKLSLKGQYAHNEADHKDYTDGDFYGVQAGVGAFGVKFNAGYINYSADDKDVNTVGKSFVSLDANGKFINPSKILQGVMSGSKNYYNNIIDDNEFWFVNASYTYDKYSIGAGYTDGEGYSHKLSVVEADRSEWYAQLGYKHSKKLNFTTWYASAKDEKGGKEFTQDRVRFEARYNF
- a CDS encoding MBL fold metallo-hydrolase produces the protein MEILVKAFGEYDTNCYIVKFDDFSIVIDPGKGASKWVKLNASDAVAILCTHGHFDHIYDVATIKRELKIPIYIHKNDIFMALDDVFDYGYECFSPDVLVSDENFIHFNDIFIRFYHLPGHTPGCCMVQVSQGMNEKNGSENLYESFTLENNINEYDTNSIGSDIKDDVSKNRVSKSVIFSGDFLFRGSIGRWDFPYSNKFDMIKSLQKCKGINGDFAVYPGHGDATTLKAEQANLDMWIEYIYRS
- a CDS encoding NAD+ synthase, which codes for MKDYAKIQHVLVTFIKNYVLEAGVKNLVLGISGGLDSAVVATLCTQALPSHTYALIMPTNSSNPKNLNDAIALCEKLNIKFKIIDIQSILNSYEVVIGETLSNLRKGNLSARIRMSLLYDYSAANDALVVGTSNKSELMLGYGTIFGDLASAINPIGEIYKSDIFEFARYLGVDESIINKAPSADLWDGQSDEADIGYSYGVIDEILKFIDDDGNLVKKLDKNLDKKAVDKILNMVKSNKFKRTMPLIAKINNDIKDQK